Proteins co-encoded in one Streptomyces sp. NBC_01283 genomic window:
- the rplC gene encoding 50S ribosomal protein L3 — translation MTKQIKGVLGEKLGMTQVWDENNRVVPVTVVKAGPCVVTQVRTNDSDGYESVQIAFGEIDPRKVNKPLKGHFAKADVTPRRHLVEIRTPDASEYTLGQEVTAEVFESGVKVDVTGKSKGKGFAGVMKRHNFKGLGAGHGTQRKHRSPGSIGGCATPGRVFKGLRMAGRMGNERVTTQNLTVHAVDAEKGLLLIKGAVPGPNGGLVLVRTAAKGA, via the coding sequence ATGACTAAGCAGATCAAGGGCGTCCTGGGCGAGAAGCTCGGCATGACCCAGGTCTGGGACGAGAACAACCGTGTCGTCCCGGTCACCGTCGTCAAGGCCGGGCCCTGCGTCGTTACCCAGGTCCGTACGAATGACTCCGACGGCTACGAGTCGGTCCAGATCGCCTTCGGCGAGATCGACCCGCGCAAGGTGAACAAGCCCCTCAAGGGTCACTTCGCCAAGGCCGACGTGACTCCCCGCCGCCACCTGGTGGAGATCCGCACCCCTGACGCCAGCGAGTACACGCTGGGCCAGGAGGTGACTGCCGAGGTGTTCGAGTCCGGCGTCAAGGTTGACGTCACGGGCAAGAGCAAGGGCAAGGGCTTCGCCGGTGTCATGAAGCGTCACAACTTCAAGGGACTCGGCGCCGGTCACGGCACCCAGCGCAAGCACCGCTCTCCCGGTTCCATCGGTGGCTGTGCCACCCCGGGCCGTGTGTTCAAGGGCCTCCGCATGGCGGGCCGTATGGGCAACGAGCGGGTCACCACCCAGAACCTGACCGTTCACGCCGTTGACGCGGAGAAGGGCCTGCTCCTCATCAAGGGCGCAGTTCCCGGTCCGAACGGCGGCCTCGTCCTGGTCCGTACCGCGGCCAAGGGGGCTTGA
- a CDS encoding Uma2 family endonuclease codes for MTIAPDSAQQGSPHYRAMRELVEQMDDRISGKFEITKQGIVHDMMSPSKPHELTALRLRRRLESVMPEGRLAHTGAPDVEDIFEGVLRLPDIILIDEADMEGQGSFDPRTLIAAIEIVSRSNPENDWVGKTRDYPLLGIPVYAIFDPRTGTGAVLSEIHPTPQGPRYATRKDFVYGEDVTIGEWSISTEGLPRYENQVEGSGA; via the coding sequence ATGACCATCGCCCCGGACAGTGCACAGCAGGGCAGCCCTCACTACCGGGCGATGCGTGAACTCGTCGAGCAGATGGACGACCGGATCTCCGGCAAGTTCGAAATCACGAAGCAAGGGATCGTCCACGACATGATGTCGCCGAGCAAGCCACACGAGCTCACCGCGCTACGGCTGCGCCGACGTCTGGAGTCGGTGATGCCTGAAGGGCGCCTCGCACACACGGGTGCGCCCGACGTGGAGGACATCTTCGAGGGTGTGCTGCGGCTGCCCGACATCATCCTCATCGATGAAGCGGACATGGAGGGCCAGGGTTCCTTCGACCCTCGCACCCTCATCGCCGCCATCGAGATCGTCTCCCGCTCGAACCCCGAGAACGACTGGGTCGGCAAGACCCGCGACTACCCGCTCCTCGGCATCCCGGTGTACGCGATCTTCGACCCCCGTACCGGCACCGGAGCCGTCCTCTCTGAGATCCACCCGACGCCCCAGGGCCCGCGCTACGCCACCCGCAAGGACTTCGTCTACGGCGAAGACGTCACCATCGGCGAGTGGTCGATCTCGACCGAGGGCCTGCCCCGTTACGAGAACCAGGTCGAGGGGTCGGGCGCGTAA
- the rpsJ gene encoding 30S ribosomal protein S10, translating to MAGQKIRIRLKAYDHEVIDSSAKKIVETVTRTGASVAGPVPLPTEKNVYCVIKSPHKYKDSREHFEMRTHKRLIDILDPTPKTVDSLMRLDLPAGVDIEIKL from the coding sequence ATGGCGGGACAGAAGATCCGCATCCGGCTCAAGGCCTACGACCACGAGGTCATCGACTCTTCGGCGAAGAAGATCGTCGAGACGGTGACTCGCACTGGTGCGTCGGTCGCAGGCCCGGTGCCGCTGCCCACTGAGAAGAACGTGTACTGCGTCATCAAGTCGCCGCACAAGTACAAGGACTCGCGCGAGCACTTCGAGATGCGCACGCACAAGCGCCTGATCGACATCCTCGACCCGACGCCCAAGACCGTTGACTCGTTGATGCGCCTGGACCTTCCGGCCGGCGTCGACATCGAGATCAAGCTCTGA
- a CDS encoding helix-turn-helix domain-containing protein, whose translation MDTQNPSAPPRAQSAVGGSQSHARATRRPRGHPRPTAARPSGIAHENTRHTTRFTVIGNHLTQHQELSLLAIGLGCHMQSLPAGARVDIKTLAARFPEGATRIAAALRELESHGYLRRERERTPAGRIVTRTTSCNHPHAAVQRRPHSPAPRPITPPPETNTAPATHAPPKQPRPLPAVPHPAFPASALLQQATGLLADLRHEDPRLLLSARDTACLAPGVAAWLERDVAPTAVRHALTHDLPPEGPRRPAALLAHRLTALLPPPPHFHGPPPARHPLQNCDTCDRAFRGPAPGHCRDCRPD comes from the coding sequence ATGGACACCCAAAACCCTAGCGCGCCCCCGCGCGCCCAGTCCGCCGTGGGCGGCAGTCAATCCCACGCACGAGCGACCCGGCGCCCCCGCGGCCATCCCCGCCCCACCGCTGCGCGCCCCTCCGGCATCGCCCACGAGAACACCCGCCACACCACCCGCTTCACGGTGATCGGCAACCACCTCACCCAGCACCAAGAGCTATCCCTCCTGGCGATCGGCCTGGGCTGCCACATGCAGTCGCTGCCCGCCGGAGCCCGCGTCGACATCAAGACGCTCGCCGCCCGCTTCCCCGAGGGCGCGACCCGAATCGCCGCCGCCCTGCGCGAGCTGGAGAGCCACGGCTACCTGCGCCGCGAACGCGAACGCACCCCCGCCGGCCGCATCGTCACCCGCACGACCTCCTGCAACCATCCACACGCGGCGGTCCAGCGCCGCCCGCACTCCCCCGCCCCGAGGCCGATCACACCGCCGCCCGAGACCAACACGGCTCCGGCCACCCACGCACCCCCGAAACAACCCCGCCCCCTCCCCGCCGTACCGCACCCGGCCTTCCCCGCCTCCGCCCTCCTCCAGCAGGCCACCGGCCTCCTCGCCGACCTGCGCCACGAGGACCCGCGCCTGCTCCTCTCGGCCCGCGACACCGCCTGCCTCGCCCCCGGCGTCGCCGCCTGGCTGGAACGCGACGTCGCCCCCACCGCCGTACGCCACGCCCTCACCCACGACCTGCCGCCCGAGGGCCCACGCCGCCCGGCCGCCCTCCTCGCGCACCGCCTGACAGCGCTGCTGCCTCCCCCACCCCACTTCCACGGCCCACCGCCCGCCCGGCACCCCCTCCAGAACTGCGACACCTGCGACCGAGCCTTCCGCGGCCCCGCCCCGGGCCACTGCCGCGACTGCCGTCCCGATTGA